One window of the Chloroflexota bacterium genome contains the following:
- a CDS encoding hydratase has product MSTDALATELLDALDRNVLIQTPFTDRDPAFDNAQAYEVNAELFRRRVARGERPVGRKIGFTNRTIWPEYGVYTPMWAHMYDSTVREVGAGPCTQRIGRLAQPRIEPEILFHFRSAPSADASERELLASIDWVAHSIELVQSHFPDWKFKAADTAAAFGLHGALIYGPRHRIADLGDPDALVQALRTFRITLSKNGEAVAAGGGFNVLDSPLLALKHLLTVLRDQPQFEPVQAGEIVTTGTLTAAMPVQPGETWSTSFDGLGVTPLTVTFTT; this is encoded by the coding sequence ATGAGCACCGATGCCCTGGCCACCGAGCTGCTCGACGCGCTCGACCGCAACGTGCTGATTCAGACGCCCTTCACCGACCGCGATCCCGCCTTCGACAACGCCCAGGCCTACGAGGTCAACGCCGAGCTGTTCCGGCGGCGGGTGGCGCGCGGCGAGCGCCCCGTTGGCCGCAAGATCGGGTTCACCAACCGGACGATCTGGCCGGAGTACGGCGTCTACACCCCGATGTGGGCGCACATGTACGACTCGACCGTCCGCGAGGTCGGGGCCGGGCCGTGCACCCAGCGGATCGGCCGCCTGGCCCAGCCGCGCATCGAGCCGGAGATCCTGTTCCACTTCAGGAGCGCACCGTCCGCCGACGCGTCGGAGCGCGAGCTGCTGGCGAGCATCGACTGGGTCGCCCACAGCATCGAGCTGGTGCAGAGCCACTTTCCAGACTGGAAGTTCAAGGCGGCTGACACGGCAGCGGCGTTCGGGCTGCACGGCGCGCTGATCTACGGGCCGCGGCACCGCATCGCGGATCTCGGCGATCCCGACGCGCTGGTGCAGGCGCTGCGGACGTTCAGGATCACCCTCTCGAAGAACGGCGAGGCCGTGGCGGCGGGGGGAGGCTTCAACGTGCTGGACTCGCCGCTGCTGGCGCTCAAGCACCTGCTGACGGTCCTGCGAGATCAGCCACAGTTCGAGCCGGTCCAGGCTGGCGAGATCGTGACCACCGGCACGCTGACGGCCGCGATGCCGGTCCAGCCGGGAGAGACCTGGAGCACCTCGTTCGACGGCCTCGGCGTGACGCCGCTGACGGTGACCTTCACCACGTAG
- a CDS encoding S8 family serine peptidase produces MPQPGRGGRRRRDGLRRNDGRHVGLGRREAVADLDRRQDVAGAGHQRAVRLLGNHLPAADGQGRAHPRQPLARGIRRQIRDHRALAIRLPNHQIRHRVLLMCRRDDRIVSGAACCESQGVTDKDSRFLRSGCGFLARGVSTSAWAIGSGASYATPLVAGEAALIRGVRRDASPAQVQAIIQSTADNVSSANGGSNVKRVNGFNAVKSAAGL; encoded by the coding sequence ATGCCGCAGCCAGGCCGGGGCGGCCGACGCCGGCGCGACGGTCTGCGGAGGAACGATGGTCGGCATGTGGGCCTCGGGCGGCGGGAAGCCGTGGCGGACCTGGACCGTCGCCAGGATGTCGCCGGAGCGGGCCACCAGCGAGCGGTTCGGCTCCTCGGCAACCACCTTCCAGCCGCCGACGGCCAGGGACGTGCGCATCCCCGCCAGCCCCTCGCGCGCGGCATCAGGCGTCAGATACGGGATCACCGTGCGCTCGCCATCCGTCTTCCGAACCACCAGATAAGGCATCGCGTCCTCCTTATGTGCCGGCGAGACGACCGCATCGTGTCTGGCGCCGCGTGCTGCGAATCCCAGGGTGTCACTGACAAGGATAGCCGGTTCCTCAGATCAGGATGTGGGTTTCTGGCGCGCGGTGTCAGCACATCCGCGTGGGCGATTGGCTCGGGCGCCTCGTACGCGACGCCGCTGGTGGCTGGTGAGGCCGCGCTGATCCGCGGCGTCCGTCGCGACGCCAGCCCGGCCCAGGTGCAGGCGATCATCCAGAGCACGGCGGACAACGTGTCGTCGGCGAACGGCGGCTCGAACGTCAAGCGGGTCAACGGGTTCAACGCGGTGAAGTCGGCGGCCGGCCTGTGA
- a CDS encoding alpha/beta fold hydrolase: MQLALSSAAARRAGNWAWNAAFVAGAATVGGAAGLSWLSRWKVRGLQPHPDPATDYAGALERMLRMEFLDDGSISPVCRTRGLLHGRRTEHAVILVHGLTNCPQQWAPFAELLYARGCNVLLPRMPRHGLADRMTTEPKRLRAEELRDFADRVVDIAAGLGERVTFVGLSAGGIVGAWVSQHRPEVTKSVLIAPSLGFGQYGEWLQLVFMNLMLHLPDVETHHFRRTERAMPYAYVGWSTRALGEVLRLGVATARDAVRQRPATQHLMVVTNANDMAVSNQLTRQLVSIWQSRGLRRVEYYEFDKAQQLEHDLIDPNNPKQRVDLVYPILLDLITREDQAKPLLILP; encoded by the coding sequence ATGCAGCTCGCGCTCTCCAGCGCGGCAGCCCGCCGGGCGGGCAACTGGGCCTGGAACGCCGCCTTCGTGGCCGGCGCCGCGACCGTCGGCGGCGCAGCCGGCCTCTCCTGGCTCAGCCGCTGGAAGGTGCGCGGCCTCCAACCTCACCCGGACCCCGCCACTGACTACGCCGGCGCCCTCGAACGCATGCTGCGGATGGAGTTCCTGGACGACGGCTCGATCAGCCCGGTCTGCCGCACGCGCGGGCTCCTGCACGGCCGGCGCACCGAGCACGCCGTCATCCTGGTGCACGGCCTGACAAACTGTCCGCAGCAGTGGGCACCGTTCGCCGAGCTGCTCTACGCGCGCGGCTGCAACGTCTTGCTGCCGCGCATGCCACGCCACGGCCTGGCGGATCGCATGACCACCGAGCCGAAACGCCTGCGCGCCGAGGAGCTGCGCGACTTCGCGGACCGGGTGGTGGACATCGCCGCCGGCCTGGGCGAGCGCGTGACGTTCGTGGGCCTCTCGGCTGGCGGGATCGTCGGAGCGTGGGTCTCGCAGCACCGGCCAGAGGTGACCAAATCGGTGCTGATCGCGCCGTCACTCGGGTTCGGACAGTACGGCGAGTGGCTGCAACTGGTCTTCATGAACCTGATGCTGCACCTGCCAGACGTCGAGACCCACCACTTCCGCCGCACCGAGCGGGCCATGCCGTACGCCTACGTCGGCTGGTCAACACGCGCGCTCGGGGAGGTGCTGCGGCTCGGCGTCGCGACGGCCCGCGACGCCGTGCGGCAGCGGCCGGCGACGCAGCACCTGATGGTGGTGACGAACGCCAACGACATGGCCGTCAGCAATCAACTGACGCGGCAGCTCGTCTCGATCTGGCAGTCGCGCGGGCTGCGGCGCGTCGAGTACTACGAGTTCGACAAGGCGCAGCAGCTCGAACACGACCTGATCGACCCGAACAACCCGAAGCAGCGCGTCGATCTGGTCTACCCGATCCTGCTGGACCTGATCACCCGCGAAGACCAGGCGAAGCCGCTGCTGATCCTGCCGTGA